CACAACAATAAACGCATCCCTTATTCATACGGGTGATTTGCTCGGCCTGTTGTAAACAGGTTTCTCCGCTAAGCGGGATAATCAGGGCTGGCTGCACTGCCAACTGCTGCTCCAAGGAGAGCTCTTGCCCATGAACAATATCCATATTCCATAAACGGGCCGTGAGCCCGCTGTATTCACGCGAATCTTTTTTGCTACTGCTATTCGTTGACAGGTTTAACATATGTACAGACCCCAACCTTAAATGAGAATGGTTATCATTATCATATAATTATCACACACCGTCCCAAAAGTCCAGCACGATATTCTCTTTTCCACCTTGTCGCATGCTGATGTTAGACAAAAAGAAAGCAGCCACGCGCTTCCTGTCAGGAAGCCGTAGCTGCTGCTTTTCAAATATTGGGTATGAAGGCGGATCCTTCGCATGAGAGAATATCAGTCCCCTCCAAGAAAAACCTCTTCTCAAATGCGCCGGATTGTCATTAGTTCCCCCGCTGGCGCTGTCTTGCTCTTGCCTCGCCGCCTTTGCGGCCCGCTTCTTCACGGCTCATCTTGCCGTCCCCGCTGCTGCCGCTGTCGCTTCTGGCTTCGCCGCCCTGCTGTCCAATCTCTTGATAGAACTCACGTCCGTGGGATTCCGAGGTAGCCTCGCCGCCTTTGCGTCCGATGTCCTCATAGAATTCCCTGCCATGGGAATCGGAAGTCGCTTCCCCGCCC
This Paenibacillus sp. JZ16 DNA region includes the following protein-coding sequences:
- a CDS encoding KGG domain-containing protein, translated to MANNNNGKMSREEAGRLGGEATANNHDKEFYQEIGRKGGEATSRSHDKEFYQDIGKKGGDSTSNSHDKEFYQEIGQKGGEATSDSHGREFYEDIGRKGGEATSESHGREFYQEIGQQGGEARSDSGSSGDGKMSREEAGRKGGEARARQRQRGN